One window of Oscillibacter hominis genomic DNA carries:
- a CDS encoding tyrosine-type recombinase/integrase, producing the protein MAKRRPSGDGMVRKRDDGRWEGRIVVGHKENGDSIFRYVYADTQKELTAKLRKHITAYQGADLSEQSSMTLVEWLELWLEDVAGTIRPNTLNRYRGTIKNHIKPQLGQKVISQITPKDIQKFYDRLLTCGNLNSGEGLSNNTVRGIHGMLHEALDAAKQARLIIRNPTEDAMPPKFSQTPKRILTDEQLDIFMDAIKEDDVWHDFFYTELMTGLRRGELCGLMWDDFDEVDGTLRIRRTVRREKATGLITGDTKTYAGTRNIVLPPSVIELLKERKEKALTEWIFPDPIRPERPTDPGTAYNRLKTLLKQAGLPSIRFHDLRHTFATHALASGVDIKTLSGILGHTRTAFTLDTYAHTTGDMQKRAAEIVGKFMTDIFGEELKPWEESAKAGMAPSA; encoded by the coding sequence ATGGCGAAACGAAGACCGTCCGGTGATGGCATGGTACGCAAACGTGACGATGGCCGCTGGGAAGGCCGCATTGTGGTAGGCCACAAGGAAAACGGCGACTCCATCTTCCGCTACGTCTACGCGGACACGCAGAAGGAACTGACGGCAAAGCTCCGCAAACACATTACCGCCTATCAGGGTGCGGACTTGAGTGAGCAAAGCAGCATGACCCTGGTTGAATGGCTGGAGCTATGGCTGGAGGATGTCGCCGGGACCATTCGCCCCAACACGCTGAACCGTTACCGCGGAACGATCAAAAATCATATCAAGCCGCAGCTTGGGCAAAAGGTCATCTCGCAGATCACGCCAAAGGACATTCAAAAATTCTATGACAGACTGCTGACGTGCGGAAACCTAAACAGCGGCGAAGGGCTGTCCAACAACACAGTGCGCGGCATCCACGGCATGCTGCACGAAGCGCTTGACGCGGCAAAACAGGCTCGCCTCATCATACGGAACCCCACCGAGGATGCTATGCCTCCCAAATTCTCGCAGACACCGAAACGCATCCTGACCGATGAACAGTTGGACATCTTCATGGACGCTATCAAAGAAGATGATGTCTGGCACGATTTCTTCTACACGGAGTTGATGACCGGCCTACGCCGGGGCGAGCTCTGCGGTCTCATGTGGGATGACTTCGATGAGGTAGATGGTACATTGCGCATCAGACGCACCGTCCGCCGTGAAAAAGCGACCGGTCTGATCACAGGCGACACAAAGACCTACGCGGGAACGCGCAATATCGTTCTGCCCCCCAGCGTGATAGAACTTCTCAAGGAACGGAAAGAGAAGGCTCTGACCGAATGGATATTCCCAGACCCTATCAGACCGGAACGACCCACTGATCCCGGCACGGCATATAATCGCTTGAAAACTCTGCTGAAACAGGCGGGTTTGCCCAGCATCAGATTTCATGATCTGCGTCATACCTTCGCCACCCACGCCCTTGCCAGCGGGGTCGATATCAAAACCCTGTCCGGCATTCTGGGACATACAAGGACTGCATTCACTCTCGACACCTATGCCCACACCACCGGCGATATGCAGAAGCGTGCTGCGGAGATCGTGGGCAAATTTATGACAGACATCTTCGGAGAGGAGTTGAAGCCATGGGAAGAAAGCGCAAAAGCGGGGATGGCACCGTCCGCCTGA
- a CDS encoding tyrosine-type recombinase/integrase: MGRKRKSGDGTVRLRKDGRWEGRVVIGYDDKGLPKTKNVLAKTKTECEEKLNALKNTITPPTPAKVKADMPFGAWAEHWYETHSKSAIRPSTQRYYEGIIRLYVKPKLGHIPLNKLTANDLQQLYTWLKTEARLEQGDGNGGLSDSQVRGCHSFCSRALEQAVKEGLIPQNPAAGCKFPSVQRKEMQVLSREEMQRLLIQAKYEGYYEVFLLELATGLRLGELMALQWEDLNFTTGELRVNKQVTRTKDGLVVSEPKTKAAVRTVILPPPVLDALKEYRKTVDSRWLFPSPKIDDQPMSPGNISHKLQKILRNADCKHVRFHDLRHVFATNALKHGMDIKTLSTVIGHVSSATTLNVYSHVTDEMKQKAAVTIDRGIGKAEPQSIQQAVPQKTMTDFQPAKDKRRKNNTGCLMQRSENRWEGRYRMVMPDGTKKYRCVSARTEEECEAKLAELIATARAEMAAQKERLKAEARAS, encoded by the coding sequence ATGGGAAGAAAGCGCAAAAGCGGGGATGGCACCGTCCGCCTGAGAAAGGATGGGCGGTGGGAAGGCCGGGTGGTCATCGGCTACGATGACAAAGGCCTCCCAAAAACCAAAAATGTCCTTGCCAAGACCAAGACGGAGTGCGAGGAAAAGCTGAACGCGCTGAAGAACACCATTACACCGCCTACCCCCGCAAAGGTCAAAGCGGATATGCCCTTCGGTGCGTGGGCAGAGCATTGGTACGAGACTCACAGCAAATCTGCCATCCGTCCCAGTACCCAGCGGTACTACGAGGGGATCATCCGGCTGTATGTCAAACCGAAGCTGGGCCATATCCCGCTGAACAAGCTGACTGCCAACGACCTTCAGCAGCTCTACACATGGTTGAAAACAGAAGCTCGTCTGGAACAGGGGGATGGAAACGGCGGTCTTTCCGACAGCCAGGTGCGCGGCTGCCATAGCTTCTGTTCCCGCGCCTTGGAGCAGGCGGTCAAAGAGGGGCTGATCCCACAGAATCCCGCCGCAGGCTGTAAGTTCCCTTCTGTGCAGAGAAAGGAGATGCAGGTGCTGTCCCGCGAAGAGATGCAGCGGTTATTGATCCAAGCGAAGTACGAGGGCTATTACGAAGTGTTCCTGCTGGAGCTTGCCACGGGCCTGCGTTTGGGAGAGCTGATGGCACTCCAGTGGGAGGACCTGAACTTCACCACAGGAGAGCTTCGCGTCAACAAACAAGTGACCCGCACGAAGGACGGTCTGGTGGTCTCAGAGCCAAAGACGAAAGCGGCCGTTCGCACGGTGATCCTGCCTCCCCCTGTCCTGGACGCACTAAAAGAATACAGGAAAACCGTGGATTCCCGCTGGCTGTTCCCATCTCCCAAAATAGACGACCAGCCCATGAGTCCAGGAAATATCAGTCACAAATTGCAGAAGATACTGCGGAACGCTGATTGTAAGCATGTCCGGTTTCATGACCTTCGGCACGTCTTTGCCACCAATGCTTTGAAGCACGGAATGGATATCAAGACCCTGTCCACCGTCATCGGTCATGTATCCTCGGCAACCACGCTGAATGTGTACTCCCATGTCACCGATGAGATGAAGCAGAAAGCCGCGGTCACCATCGACAGAGGCATCGGCAAGGCAGAGCCGCAGTCCATTCAACAGGCCGTGCCGCAAAAAACGATGACGGACTTCCAGCCCGCAAAGGACAAACGGCGAAAAAATAACACAGGCTGTCTGATGCAGCGGAGCGAAAACCGCTGGGAGGGCCGGTACAGGATGGTCATGCCGGACGGCACAAAGAAATACCGCTGCGTCTCCGCAAGGACCGAGGAGGAATGTGAGGCAAAGCTGGCTGAGCTGATCGCCACAGCAAGAGCGGAGATGGCGGCCCAAAAGGAACGGTTGAAAGCGGAAGCCAGGGCAAGCTGA
- a CDS encoding ParA family protein: MSYKTVILFNHKGGVSKTLTTFNLAWMLTMKEKKVLIVDADPQCNMSALFLGDDFDDYYTREETKNMNVKDALRVAFESRPEPIKEIECFPSSNNTNLFLLPGHMDLSEFEPSLSLAMNSNNAMTALQNLPGALSQLTKLCAEKYGVDYVFIDGTASNARFSVTSGLTGLEMLETA; the protein is encoded by the coding sequence ATGAGCTATAAAACCGTAATTTTATTCAACCATAAAGGTGGCGTGAGTAAGACCCTAACAACATTTAATTTAGCATGGATGCTCACAATGAAAGAGAAAAAAGTTCTCATAGTGGATGCTGATCCACAGTGCAATATGTCTGCTCTTTTCTTGGGCGATGATTTCGATGATTACTACACCAGAGAAGAAACCAAAAATATGAATGTCAAGGATGCACTTCGCGTAGCGTTTGAAAGCCGACCTGAGCCCATAAAAGAGATTGAATGCTTTCCGTCATCCAATAATACTAATCTATTCTTGCTTCCTGGTCATATGGATTTATCTGAGTTTGAGCCATCATTGAGTTTGGCTATGAATAGCAACAATGCAATGACTGCCTTACAAAACCTCCCAGGCGCATTGTCTCAACTGACCAAGCTGTGTGCAGAAAAATATGGGGTGGATTATGTTTTCATTGATGGCACCGCATCCAATGCACGCTTCTCTGTTACCAGCGGATTAACTGGGCTTGAAATGCTTGAAACAGCTTGA
- a CDS encoding DUF2971 domain-containing protein, which translates to MENQEKEYEQDEWKIALHTAILTAMTGNPVEKAHAYAEIGYYYQCCAPASLYKYYSDTPEKVNAVKKNKMWYSAPCNFNDVFDCDISIDDKKVFDEALKLFPDNRGIRPGSNAWKNFRATMNQQLRELRAQFNELRDTTGVSCLSESENSLLMWAHYANNHRGICVEYDLLAINNMLKFTAVPVIYSGKRTCFDFLNPQSIENDTMKLFIQSLTSKSPEWGYEQEWRIIRNQKACGDQWNADKKGALLDMIPPSSIILGCAAQPEFEREVTDYCSTNRIDLYKMEKDPITYCLNKKVVSKFGEEY; encoded by the coding sequence ATGGAAAATCAAGAAAAAGAATACGAACAGGATGAATGGAAAATTGCATTACATACGGCAATCCTTACTGCAATGACAGGGAATCCAGTTGAAAAGGCTCATGCTTATGCAGAAATCGGATATTATTATCAATGTTGTGCGCCTGCCTCATTGTACAAATATTATAGTGATACACCCGAAAAGGTCAATGCTGTTAAAAAGAATAAAATGTGGTACTCCGCACCATGTAATTTCAACGATGTGTTTGACTGTGACATTTCTATTGATGATAAAAAAGTTTTTGACGAAGCATTAAAATTGTTTCCAGACAATCGAGGAATCCGTCCAGGGAGCAATGCGTGGAAAAATTTTCGGGCAACGATGAATCAGCAGCTTCGAGAACTGCGAGCCCAATTTAATGAATTGAGAGACACAACTGGAGTTTCCTGTCTTAGTGAATCGGAAAACTCTTTGCTGATGTGGGCGCATTATGCAAATAATCACCGAGGGATTTGTGTGGAGTATGATCTATTGGCAATAAATAATATGCTAAAATTTACAGCAGTTCCGGTAATATATTCTGGAAAAAGAACATGTTTTGATTTTCTTAATCCACAAAGTATTGAAAACGACACAATGAAACTTTTTATTCAAAGCCTCACTTCAAAATCACCTGAGTGGGGCTACGAACAAGAGTGGAGAATTATCCGAAATCAAAAAGCTTGTGGTGATCAATGGAATGCAGACAAAAAAGGAGCATTGCTTGATATGATCCCACCAAGCTCCATCATTCTCGGATGTGCGGCACAACCAGAATTTGAGCGGGAAGTAACAGATTATTGCTCTACTAACAGAATCGACCTCTATAAAATGGAAAAAGACCCTATTACTTATTGTCTAAATAAAAAAGTTGTTTCGAAGTTTGGTGAAGAATATTAG
- a CDS encoding restriction endonuclease subunit S gives MTPQELKNSILQLAIQGKLVEQRHEEGTAEALFTRIQQEKQRLIAEKKIKKEKPLPEITEDEKPFDIPESWKWVRVQKIVCLNPKNDLSDELEVSFIPMALVDDGYRNNHSFEIKKWGDIKKGFTHFADGDIGIAKITPCFQNRKSVVFRNLKNGCGAGTTELSIVRVVNDLLSRDFLLWFFKSAYFIENGVKSFTGTAGQQRIHKDYLSMCCFPLPPLAEQKRIIAKIEELLPYIDRYEQAWSKLEQFNSRFPEDMKKSLLQYAIQGKLVEQRPEEGTAEELFAEIQQEKQRLIAEKKIKKEKPLPEITEDEKPFDIPESWKWVRLQQIGELSRGRSQKRPRNDPNLFINGTFPFIQTGDVARANGHIFCWSTMYNQEGVAQSRIWPSGTVCLTIAANIGDVAILDFDSCFPDSVVGFNAYKPIMSNEFFMYGLMCYKTILDKLSRSTAQKNINIEILSQIAFPLPPLAEQKRIVEKLEQLLPLCERLK, from the coding sequence ATGACCCCACAGGAACTGAAAAACAGCATTTTGCAGTTGGCTATCCAGGGCAAGCTGGTGGAGCAGCGCCACGAAGAAGGGACAGCGGAGGCACTTTTTACCCGGATTCAGCAGGAAAAACAGCGGCTGATTGCTGAGAAGAAGATCAAAAAGGAAAAGCCCCTGCCCGAAATCACCGAGGATGAAAAGCCCTTTGACATTCCAGAGAGTTGGAAATGGGTGAGGGTTCAGAAAATTGTCTGCTTAAATCCGAAAAATGATTTATCGGATGAACTTGAAGTTTCTTTTATCCCTATGGCATTGGTGGATGATGGTTATCGTAACAACCATTCCTTTGAGATTAAAAAATGGGGTGACATCAAAAAAGGATTCACTCATTTTGCGGATGGAGATATTGGCATTGCCAAAATAACGCCTTGTTTCCAAAATAGAAAATCCGTCGTTTTTCGCAATCTGAAAAACGGCTGTGGTGCAGGTACAACTGAACTATCCATTGTTCGGGTTGTAAATGATTTGCTATCACGAGATTTTTTGCTATGGTTTTTTAAGTCTGCCTATTTTATTGAAAATGGAGTGAAATCTTTTACTGGAACAGCAGGACAGCAGAGAATACACAAAGATTATCTCTCTATGTGTTGTTTTCCCCTCCCACCCCTTGCTGAGCAAAAGCGGATTATTGCTAAAATCGAGGAACTGCTGCCCTATATTGATCGCTACGAGCAGGCATGGAGCAAGCTGGAGCAGTTTAACAGCCGCTTCCCGGAGGATATGAAAAAATCCCTCTTGCAGTACGCCATTCAGGGCAAGCTGGTGGAACAGCGCCCCGAAGAAGGTACGGCAGAGGAACTCTTTGCCGAGATTCAGCAGGAAAAGCAGCGGCTGATTGCCGAGAAGAAAATCAAAAAGGAAAAGCCCCTGCCCGAAATCACCGAGGACGAAAAGCCCTTTGATATTCCGGAGAGCTGGAAGTGGGTAAGGCTGCAACAAATTGGCGAATTAAGTCGAGGACGATCTCAAAAACGGCCAAGAAATGATCCGAATTTGTTTATAAATGGGACATTTCCATTTATTCAAACTGGAGATGTTGCCAGAGCTAATGGTCATATTTTTTGTTGGTCAACTATGTACAATCAAGAAGGTGTTGCGCAAAGTAGAATCTGGCCATCGGGTACAGTTTGCCTTACTATTGCAGCAAATATCGGTGATGTTGCAATTTTAGACTTTGACTCTTGCTTTCCGGATAGTGTAGTGGGGTTTAATGCCTATAAGCCTATTATGTCGAATGAGTTTTTTATGTACGGACTAATGTGCTATAAAACGATTCTTGATAAACTGTCTCGTTCAACAGCACAAAAAAATATTAATATAGAAATATTGTCTCAAATAGCATTTCCCCTCCCACCCCTTGCCGAGCAAAAACGCATTGTAGAAAAGCTGGAACAGCTGCTGCCGCTATGTGAGCGGTTGAAGTGA
- a CDS encoding class I SAM-dependent DNA methyltransferase — protein sequence MSNLSGFVKRLRDIMRNDAGINGDAQRIEQIAWMLFLKVYDAKEQDWEWDEEDYQSIIPEPCRWANWAHDDKSGNAMTGDNLLDFVNNTLFPVLKGKDVKDSNGTILVEGIEVDADTPIRKAIVQTTFADANQYMKDGVLLRQVLNVIDELDFSDYEESHAFGEIYETILKELQSAGSAGEFYTPRAVTDFMAQMIRPQIGEQMADFACGTGGFLISWLKELQKQVKSTTDAKKYGGSIYGIEKKQFPYMLCITNLLLHGLDVPRVYHDNALLRDVLDYTQRDQFDVVLMNPPYGGSEKAEVKNHFPADLASSETADLFMSVIMYRLKENGRAAVILPDGFLFGTDNAKVNIKKKLLSEFNLHTVIRMPGSVFSPYTSITTNILFFDRTGPTQETWFYRLDMSEGYKHFSKTKPMLLDHFAPVVEWWNNRQEITEDGFDKAKKFTAQQLTEELGYNLDQCGYPHEEEEILAPMDLIHRYEEQRSSLNAEIDRVLAKITNLLGGNAE from the coding sequence ATGAGCAACTTATCTGGATTTGTAAAGCGGCTGCGGGACATTATGCGCAATGACGCGGGCATCAACGGTGATGCCCAGCGCATTGAGCAGATTGCCTGGATGCTGTTCTTGAAAGTATATGACGCCAAGGAACAGGACTGGGAGTGGGATGAGGAGGACTATCAGTCCATCATCCCGGAACCATGCCGCTGGGCTAACTGGGCCCATGACGATAAATCCGGCAATGCCATGACCGGCGACAACCTGTTGGACTTTGTCAATAACACCCTCTTTCCTGTCCTTAAGGGAAAAGATGTGAAGGACTCCAACGGGACAATTCTGGTGGAAGGCATCGAGGTGGATGCGGACACGCCCATCCGAAAAGCCATCGTTCAGACCACCTTTGCCGATGCCAATCAGTACATGAAGGACGGCGTTCTGTTGCGGCAGGTCCTGAATGTGATCGACGAGTTGGATTTCAGCGACTACGAGGAGAGCCACGCCTTTGGTGAGATCTATGAGACCATTCTAAAGGAACTGCAAAGCGCCGGTTCTGCCGGTGAGTTCTACACCCCCCGAGCGGTCACCGACTTTATGGCCCAGATGATTCGTCCGCAGATTGGAGAGCAGATGGCCGACTTTGCCTGCGGCACCGGAGGTTTTCTTATCAGTTGGCTGAAAGAACTGCAAAAGCAGGTAAAGAGCACTACCGACGCCAAAAAGTACGGCGGCTCCATCTACGGCATCGAGAAGAAGCAGTTCCCTTATATGCTTTGTATCACCAATCTGCTGCTCCATGGCTTGGATGTGCCCAGAGTGTACCACGACAATGCCCTGCTCCGGGATGTGCTGGACTACACCCAGCGGGACCAGTTTGATGTGGTGCTGATGAATCCTCCCTATGGCGGCAGCGAAAAAGCTGAGGTAAAAAATCACTTTCCTGCGGATCTGGCCAGCAGTGAGACGGCGGACCTTTTCATGTCGGTCATTATGTACCGCCTGAAAGAGAATGGCCGGGCGGCAGTGATCCTGCCGGACGGGTTCCTCTTCGGTACCGATAACGCCAAGGTGAATATCAAGAAGAAGCTGCTCTCTGAGTTCAATCTGCACACGGTGATCCGTATGCCCGGCAGCGTATTCTCGCCGTATACCTCCATCACCACCAACATTCTGTTCTTTGACCGAACCGGCCCCACCCAGGAGACCTGGTTCTACCGGCTGGATATGTCGGAGGGGTACAAGCACTTCTCCAAAACAAAGCCTATGCTGCTGGATCACTTTGCTCCGGTGGTAGAGTGGTGGAACAACCGGCAAGAGATCACCGAGGACGGCTTTGACAAGGCGAAGAAGTTCACCGCCCAGCAGCTCACAGAGGAGCTGGGCTATAACCTGGACCAGTGTGGCTATCCCCATGAGGAGGAAGAAATCCTGGCCCCCATGGATTTGATCCATCGGTATGAGGAGCAGCGATCCTCCCTCAATGCGGAAATCGACCGGGTGCTGGCTAAGATCACCAACCTGCTGGGAGGGAACGCTGAATGA